A single window of Lutzomyia longipalpis isolate SR_M1_2022 chromosome 1, ASM2433408v1 DNA harbors:
- the LOC129787174 gene encoding zinc finger protein 99-like, translating into MDIKKEVEDGYIDTSIVKEEFEVIEPTKFESKQENEESYGYIPPESIKQEPLDITFIIKEEDPTSYNYEYDSGETKHIPDDRAFPCSECGRAFKTKGHLKRHVQIHIEGRPTYSCSACGKVYKIRVCMENHVCPKLKTKAGVKLECATCKKEFKNPQTLRKHEFIHLPEECRPVFACDLCPRKFKWSKNLAAHRKICTALQARATLTPNTDVRTFECALCGKQCLYKQEIKSHMWVHMKYRPKYACKRCGNKYNTTQYLGQHTRICMTKEELPQEACPKCGNKFHTKLLMVQHYNMCKEKCTTCGKRLKCECLSEFKKQVYKEKEKKNKHTCGVCGNTYNTSAYMRKHRLQCNESMGPPRFTCKTCGRKYHGIHSLINHQNVCKWQERGLTKRAAKRMMLLQKQQQEEKEKQQVNEQQQTLPQPQQEPQLQQHQPEQQQMQHNPEQNIMQNNQEQFHIQKKLEQLLQQPNLAQLLQQKKQEKEQRQQQQMQVKQEQDQIQQDQNLQQKNEEDHQ; encoded by the exons atggatATTAAAAAGGAAGTGGAAGATGGATATATCGATACATCGATCGTTAAGGAGGAATTTGAAGTTATAGAACCCACAAAGTTTGAGTCCAAACAAGAGAATGA AGAATCATACGGGTACATACCTCCAGAATCAATCAAACAGGAGCCATTAGATATTACCTTcataataaaagaagaagatccCACGTCATACAATTATGAATATGATTCAGGTGAAACCAAACATATTCCTGATGACCGAGCTTTTCCCTGTTCCGAATGTGGTAGGGCTTTTAAAACTAAAGGACACCTTAAGAGACATGTGCAAATTCATATAGAAGGCAGGCCTACATATTCATGCTCAGCATGTGGAAAAGTCTACAAGATTCGTGTTTGCATGGAGAATCATGTGTGTCCAAAACTGAAGACGAAAGCCGGTGTCAAACTTGAATGTGCGACgtgcaaaaaagaattcaagaaTCCACAAACCCTGAGGAAGCATGAGTTTATTCACTTACCAGAGGAATGCAGACCCGTATTCGCATGTGACCTTTGTcccagaaaattcaaatggagCAAGAATTTGGCAGCCCATAGAAAAATCTGTACAGCTCTTCAGGCAAGAGCTACTTTAACGCCAAATACCGACGTCAGGACATTCGAGTGTGCCCTGTGTGGGAAGCAATGTCTCTACAAACAGGAGATTAAATCCCACATGTGGGTTCATATGAAATACCGGCCAAAATATGCATGCAAGAGATGCGGGAATAAATACAATACGACGCAGTATTTGGGTCAACACACAAGGATCTGTATGACGAAGGAGGAGCTACCGCAGGAAGCATGTCCAAAATGCGGAAATAAATTCCATACAAAGCTCTTGATGGTGCAACATTACAATATGTGCAAAGAAAAGTGCACAACATGCGGGAAGAGACTCAAATGCGAATGTTTGTCGGAGTTCAAGAAGCAAGTTTACaaggaaaaggagaaaaagaataaacacACATGCGGAGTCTGTGGTAATACCTACAACACGTCGGCTTACATGAGGAAACATCGTTTACAGTGCAATGAATCAATGGGGCCACCGAGATTCACCTGCAAGACTTGTGGAAGAAAATACCACGGAATACATTCGCTAATCAATCATCAGAACGTTTGCAAATGGCAAGAACGTGGACTAACCAAGAGAGCGGCCAAAAGAATGATGCTTCTGCAGAAACAGCAGCAAGAGGAGAAGGAAAAACAGCAGGTAAATGAGCAGCAACAGACGCTTCCACAACCGCAACAGGAACCACAACTTCAGCAACATCAACCAGAACAACAACAAATGCAGCATAATCCAGAACAAAATATCATGCAAAATAATCAAGAACAATTTCATATACAAAAGAAGCTAGAACAGTTGCTGCAGCAACCAAACCTAGCACAACTATTGCAGCAAAAGAAGCAGGAGAAGGAACAGaggcaacaacaacaaatgCAGGTGAAACAAGAACAAGATCAAATACAACAGGATCAGAATCTACAacagaaaaatgaagaagatcaTCAGTAG
- the LOC129787178 gene encoding exosome complex component RRP46: MTESVKEIIGELRPLRCELDILSRSDGSAVFAQGETVVIASVHGPVEVKLQNLQYDRSSVEVFYKSKTGQQSVGDRFREQYIRNTCESALLTAIYPRTAISLQLQEMEDRAGLIACAVNAACMSLLHSGLEMRFLVAAVHCALRPSGAILFDPDVRTMAEEGGTVAAFTFAFDSIDRRTVAVHTEGKYTAEQFNQAQNACREASAAIFDFYRSSFKKYMKVYC; encoded by the exons ATGACTGAAAgtgttaaagaaataattggtGAATTGCGGCCGTTACGCTGTGAATTGGATATTCTTTCACGTTCAGATGGTTCTGCGGTCTTTGCTCAAG GTGAGACGGTCGTTATTGCATCCGTCCATGGTCCTGTTGAGGTAAAACTGCAGAACTTACAGTATGATAGATCCAGTGTGGAGGTATTCTACAAGAGCAAGACTGGCCAGCAAAGCGTGGGAGATCGATTCCGTGAGCAGTACATTCGAAATACCTGCGAATCGGCACTTCTCACAGCAATTTATCCTCGCACAGCGATTTCACTCCAATTGCAGGAAATGGAAGATCGTGCTGGG TTAATTGCGTGCGCGGTCAATGCAGCGTGCATGTCACTTCTGCACAGCGGACTTGAGATGCGTTTCCTCGTGGCTGCTGTCCACTGTGCCCTGCGTCCTTCTGGTGCCATACTCTTTGATCCTGATGTGCGAACAATGGCCGAGGAAGGTGGCACTGTGGCTGCATTTACATTTGCTTTCGACAGCATTGACCGACGGACGGTGGCTGTTCACACGGAGGGTAAGTACACTGCTGAACAATTCAACCAGGCACAGAATGCGTGTCGTGAAGCCAGTGCGGCCATCTTTGATTTCTACCGAAGCAGTTTTAAGAAGTACATGAAGGTTTACTGCTGA